A single genomic interval of Rhodopseudomonas palustris harbors:
- a CDS encoding aspartate carbamoyltransferase catalytic subunit, with amino-acid sequence MTPAPKSTFVLGHRHLLGIEGLSAADISGLLDLSEEYVELNRQVDKKRTSLRGRTQVNLFFEASTRTQSSFEIAGKRLGADVMNMSVSSSSMRKGETLMDTAVTLNAMHPDILVVRHHASGAVELLARKVDGSVINAGDGAHEHPTQALLDALTIRRNKGRLEGLVVAICGDVMHSRVARSNILLLNTMGARVRVVAPSTLLPAGIERMGVEVARDMREGLDGADIVMMLRLQRERMNGSFVPSSAEYFNYFGLDQKKLSYAKPDALVMHPGPMNRGVEIDSIVADGAQSVIREQVEMGVAVRMAVLEALARNLPNA; translated from the coding sequence ATGACCCCCGCCCCAAAATCGACTTTCGTCCTCGGTCACCGGCATCTGCTGGGAATCGAAGGGCTTTCCGCCGCCGACATCTCCGGCCTGCTCGACCTCTCCGAGGAGTATGTCGAGCTCAACCGGCAGGTCGACAAAAAGCGCACCAGTTTGCGCGGCCGCACCCAGGTCAATCTGTTCTTCGAGGCGTCGACCCGGACACAGTCGTCGTTCGAGATCGCCGGCAAACGCCTCGGCGCCGACGTGATGAACATGAGCGTGTCATCATCGTCGATGCGCAAGGGCGAGACCCTGATGGACACCGCGGTGACGCTGAACGCGATGCACCCGGACATCCTGGTGGTCCGGCATCACGCCTCCGGCGCCGTGGAACTGCTCGCCCGCAAGGTCGACGGCTCGGTGATCAACGCCGGCGACGGCGCCCACGAGCATCCGACCCAGGCGCTGCTCGACGCGCTGACGATCCGCCGCAACAAAGGACGGCTCGAAGGGCTGGTGGTGGCGATCTGCGGTGACGTGATGCATTCGCGCGTCGCCCGCTCCAACATTCTGCTGCTGAACACCATGGGCGCCCGCGTCCGCGTCGTCGCTCCCTCCACGCTGCTGCCGGCCGGCATCGAGCGGATGGGCGTCGAGGTGGCGCGCGACATGCGCGAAGGGCTCGACGGCGCCGACATCGTGATGATGCTGCGGCTGCAGCGCGAGCGCATGAACGGCTCGTTCGTGCCCTCCTCGGCCGAGTACTTCAACTATTTCGGGCTCGACCAGAAGAAGCTGTCCTACGCCAAGCCGGACGCGCTGGTGATGCACCCGGGCCCGATGAACCGCGGTGTCGAGATCGACTCGATCGTCGCCGACGGCGCACAGTCGGTGATCCGCGAACAAGTGGAAATGGGCGTGGCGGTGCGAATGGCGGTGCTCGAAGCGCTCGCCCGCAACCTGCCGAACGCCTGA
- a CDS encoding dihydroorotase, which produces MLIDRRPILLANARLIDPSRDFDGIGDVLIADGVIRDARRGIGAAGVPEGTDIVNCAGMVVAPGLVDMRAFVGEPGASHRETFASASQAAAAGGITTIVCQPNTSPVIDNSATVDFVMRRARDTAIVNIHPMAAITKGLAGAEMTEIGLLKAAGAVAFSDGDLSVTNAQVMRRALTYARDFDALIVHHTEDPDLVGEGVMNEGEFATRLGLAGIPNAAETVMLERDIRLVMLTGGRYHAASLTCIESLEIMQRARDLGLSVSASVSINHVALNENDIGPYRTFLKLAPPLRTEADRKALIAAIASGLIDVVMSDHNPQDVEVKRLPFAEAAAGAIGLETMLPAGLRLVHAGELDFLSLIRAMSTRPAELLGLPGGTLRSGAPADLIVIDPDVPWLVDPDELKSKCKNTPFDEARFSGRVIRTIVGGRTVYEHVGPH; this is translated from the coding sequence ATGCTGATCGACCGCCGCCCGATCCTGCTCGCCAACGCACGCCTGATCGACCCCTCACGCGACTTCGACGGCATCGGCGACGTGCTGATTGCCGACGGCGTGATCCGCGATGCCCGCCGCGGCATCGGTGCTGCCGGCGTCCCTGAAGGCACCGATATCGTCAATTGCGCCGGCATGGTGGTTGCGCCCGGTCTGGTCGATATGCGCGCCTTCGTCGGCGAACCCGGCGCCAGCCACCGCGAGACCTTTGCGTCGGCGAGCCAGGCCGCGGCCGCCGGCGGCATCACCACCATCGTCTGTCAGCCCAACACCAGCCCGGTGATCGACAATTCGGCGACAGTCGACTTCGTGATGCGCCGCGCCCGCGACACCGCGATCGTCAACATCCACCCGATGGCCGCGATCACCAAGGGTCTCGCCGGCGCCGAGATGACCGAGATCGGTCTATTGAAAGCCGCCGGTGCGGTGGCGTTCAGCGACGGCGACCTCAGCGTCACCAACGCCCAGGTGATGCGCCGGGCGCTGACCTACGCCCGCGACTTTGACGCGCTGATCGTGCATCACACCGAGGACCCCGATCTGGTCGGCGAAGGCGTGATGAACGAGGGCGAATTCGCCACCCGGCTCGGCCTCGCCGGCATTCCCAATGCGGCCGAGACGGTGATGCTCGAGCGCGACATTCGCCTGGTGATGCTGACCGGCGGCCGCTACCACGCCGCGTCGCTGACCTGCATCGAATCCTTGGAGATCATGCAGCGCGCCCGTGATCTCGGCCTGTCGGTGTCGGCGTCGGTTTCGATCAACCACGTCGCGCTGAACGAGAACGACATCGGGCCGTATCGCACCTTCCTCAAGCTGGCGCCGCCGCTGCGCACCGAGGCCGACCGCAAGGCGCTGATCGCGGCGATCGCCTCCGGGCTGATCGACGTGGTGATGTCGGACCACAATCCACAGGACGTCGAGGTCAAGCGGCTGCCGTTCGCCGAGGCCGCCGCCGGCGCGATCGGGCTGGAGACGATGCTGCCGGCCGGGCTGCGGCTAGTGCACGCCGGCGAACTCGACTTCTTGAGCCTGATCCGCGCGATGTCGACCCGTCCGGCCGAACTGCTCGGCCTACCCGGCGGCACGCTGCGGTCCGGCGCGCCGGCCGACCTGATCGTGATCGATCCGGACGTGCCATGGCTGGTCGATCCGGACGAACTGAAATCGAAGTGCAAGAATACCCCGTTCGACGAAGCGCGGTTCTCCGGCCGGGTGATCCGCACCATCGTTGGCGGCCGGACGGTGTACGAGCACGTCGGCCCGCATTGA
- a CDS encoding alginate O-acetyltransferase AlgX-related protein, whose translation MLLALPVVTAWNLIAAPMNPRLLAIIGKRLGGVTAKDPLDWSWKAVGDGTLQKALALRVAEANPLRPWLIRSYNQLRASLFDELTAQGLVRGKDRQLLETFYLDDYCQRTVGMADERARDRIPLLKDIQDFYRSRGGVFLFVVTPSKLGYMPEAFTGTRPCPSTEAARNELRPRYVELLRQAGIEAFDAAALVYAQRHVQAMPLFPRDGAHWNDLGLAIASVAILNRLNQVAGRTVAAPLNYSMTIDDQATERDIDLIGFQNQLLDPPPIRTPHVQYHSETNCSTFPGRDANAAIVGGSFIRMTAEVLIRDACMARLDSYFYLKLEREGGTPFRTLDRDLGPAQLARLRDTQILILEENESFLGKSAHVRALHEILMQR comes from the coding sequence GTGCTGTTGGCGCTGCCGGTCGTGACGGCGTGGAATCTGATCGCCGCACCGATGAACCCGCGCCTGCTTGCGATCATCGGCAAGAGGCTTGGTGGCGTCACCGCCAAAGACCCGCTCGACTGGTCGTGGAAGGCGGTCGGCGACGGCACATTGCAGAAGGCGCTGGCGCTCCGGGTGGCCGAGGCCAATCCGCTGCGGCCGTGGTTGATCCGGAGCTACAACCAACTCCGCGCCTCTCTGTTCGACGAATTGACCGCGCAGGGACTGGTGCGCGGCAAGGATCGGCAGCTGCTCGAGACCTTCTACCTCGACGACTACTGCCAGCGGACCGTCGGCATGGCCGATGAACGCGCCCGCGACAGGATCCCGCTCCTGAAGGACATTCAGGATTTCTACCGCTCGCGTGGCGGCGTGTTCCTGTTCGTCGTCACCCCGTCGAAGCTCGGTTACATGCCGGAAGCCTTCACAGGCACCCGCCCCTGCCCCAGCACCGAGGCGGCCCGCAACGAACTGCGGCCGAGGTACGTCGAGCTGCTCCGTCAGGCGGGCATCGAGGCCTTCGACGCCGCCGCGCTGGTCTATGCGCAGCGGCATGTCCAGGCCATGCCGCTGTTTCCCCGCGATGGCGCGCATTGGAATGATCTCGGGCTCGCGATCGCCAGCGTTGCGATACTGAACCGGCTGAACCAGGTCGCCGGCCGCACCGTCGCAGCGCCTCTGAACTATTCGATGACGATCGACGACCAGGCTACCGAACGGGACATCGACCTGATCGGCTTCCAGAACCAGCTGCTCGATCCGCCCCCGATCCGCACGCCCCACGTGCAGTACCACTCGGAGACCAACTGCAGCACATTCCCCGGCCGCGATGCGAACGCCGCCATCGTCGGCGGGTCGTTCATTCGGATGACCGCCGAGGTCCTGATCCGCGACGCCTGCATGGCCCGGCTCGACTCCTATTTCTATCTGAAGCTTGAGCGGGAGGGCGGTACCCCGTTCCGAACGCTCGACCGCGACCTCGGTCCGGCCCAGCTCGCCCGGTTGCGCGACACCCAAATTCTCATCCTGGAAGAGAACGAGTCGTTCCTGGGCAAATCCGCCCACGTCCGCGCGCTGCACGAAATCCTGATGCAGCGCTGA
- the topA gene encoding type I DNA topoisomerase — protein MNLVIVESPAKAKTINKYLGSSYEVLASFGHVRDLPAKNGSVDPDADFQMIWEVDPKAASRLNDIAKALKGADKLILATDPDREGEAISWHVLEVMKQKRALKDQQVERVVFNAITKQSVTDAMKHPRQIDGALVDAYMARRALDYLVGFTLSPVLWRKLPGARSAGRVQSVALRLVCDRETEIEKFVPREYWSLVATMATPRGETFEARLVGADGKKIQRLDIGTGAEAEDFKKAIEAANFRVATVEAKPARRYPYAPFTTSTLQQEASRKLGFAPAHTMRVAQRLYEGVDIGGETVGLITYMRTDGVQIDSSAITQARKVIAEDFGNAYVPESPRQYTAKAKNAQEAHEAIRPTDLSRRPSDVSRNLDSDQARLYELIWIRTVASQMESAELERTTVDIEAKAGSRVLELRATGQVVKFDGFLAAYQEGRDDDSEDEDSRRLPAMSENEALKREALAVTQHFTEPPPRFSEASLVKRMEELGIGRPSTYASILQVLKDRGYVRLEKKRLHGEDKGRVVVAFLESFFTRYVEYDFTAGLEEDLDRISNNEVSWKQVLSDFWRDFIGAVDEIKDLRVAQVLDVLDEMLGPHIYPAREDGGDPRQCPSCGTGKLNLKAGKFGAFVGCSNYPECRYTRPLASDSAGDADRVLGTDPDSGLEVAVKSGRFGPYIQLGEAKDYAEGEKPKRAGIPKGTSPSDVDLEMALRLLALPREVGKHPETGQPIKAGIGRFGPYVQHEKTYASLEAGDDVHTIGLNRAVTLIAEKVAKGPSKGRFGSDPGKALGDHPSLGAVAVKKGRYGAYVTAGGVNATIPNDKTEDTITLPEAIALLDERAAKGGGKAKKAPAKKAAAKKASADGEAKPVKKAAAKKAKPKAEGAAASKARAPVAAKTAAKKAAKPKDAAKSSAAKNG, from the coding sequence ATGAACCTCGTCATTGTCGAGTCGCCCGCGAAGGCCAAGACGATCAACAAATATCTCGGCTCGTCCTACGAGGTTCTGGCCTCGTTCGGGCACGTGCGCGACTTGCCGGCGAAGAACGGATCGGTCGACCCGGACGCCGACTTCCAGATGATCTGGGAAGTCGATCCGAAAGCCGCGAGCCGGCTCAACGACATCGCCAAAGCTTTGAAGGGTGCCGACAAACTGATCCTCGCCACCGACCCTGATCGCGAGGGCGAGGCGATCTCCTGGCATGTGCTGGAGGTGATGAAGCAGAAGCGTGCGCTGAAAGACCAACAGGTCGAGCGCGTCGTGTTCAACGCCATCACCAAGCAGTCGGTCACCGACGCGATGAAGCACCCGCGCCAGATCGACGGCGCGCTGGTCGACGCCTATATGGCGCGCCGCGCTCTCGACTACCTGGTCGGGTTCACCCTCTCCCCGGTGCTGTGGCGCAAGCTGCCCGGCGCCCGCTCCGCCGGCCGGGTGCAGTCGGTGGCGCTGCGGCTGGTGTGCGACCGCGAGACGGAAATCGAGAAATTCGTCCCCCGCGAGTACTGGTCGCTGGTCGCCACCATGGCGACACCACGCGGCGAGACCTTCGAGGCCCGCCTGGTCGGCGCCGACGGCAAGAAGATCCAGCGCCTCGACATCGGCACCGGTGCCGAGGCGGAAGACTTCAAGAAGGCCATCGAAGCGGCGAACTTCCGCGTCGCCACCGTCGAAGCCAAGCCGGCCCGCCGCTACCCCTACGCCCCCTTCACCACCTCGACGCTGCAGCAGGAGGCCAGCCGTAAGCTCGGCTTCGCGCCGGCGCACACCATGCGGGTGGCGCAGCGGCTGTATGAAGGTGTCGACATCGGCGGCGAGACCGTCGGACTCATTACATATATGCGTACCGACGGCGTGCAGATCGACTCGTCCGCCATCACCCAGGCGCGCAAGGTGATCGCCGAGGATTTCGGCAACGCCTACGTGCCGGAGTCGCCGCGGCAATACACCGCCAAGGCCAAGAACGCGCAGGAAGCCCACGAAGCGATCCGCCCGACCGACCTGTCGCGCAGGCCCTCCGACGTCAGCCGGAACCTCGATTCCGACCAGGCCCGGCTGTACGAGCTGATCTGGATCCGCACCGTCGCCAGCCAGATGGAATCCGCCGAGCTCGAGCGCACCACCGTTGACATCGAGGCGAAGGCCGGGTCGCGGGTGCTGGAGCTGCGCGCCACCGGCCAGGTGGTGAAATTCGACGGCTTCCTCGCCGCCTATCAGGAAGGCCGCGACGACGATTCCGAGGACGAAGACTCCCGCCGCCTCCCCGCCATGAGCGAAAACGAAGCGCTGAAGCGCGAGGCTCTCGCGGTCACGCAGCATTTCACCGAGCCGCCGCCGCGGTTCTCCGAAGCCTCGCTGGTGAAGCGGATGGAAGAGCTCGGCATCGGCCGGCCCTCGACCTACGCCTCGATCCTGCAGGTGCTGAAGGATCGCGGCTACGTCCGGCTGGAAAAGAAGCGGCTGCACGGCGAGGACAAGGGCCGGGTCGTGGTCGCGTTCCTGGAGAGCTTCTTCACCCGCTACGTCGAATACGACTTCACCGCCGGGCTCGAAGAAGACCTCGACCGCATCTCCAATAATGAAGTGTCCTGGAAACAGGTGCTGAGCGACTTCTGGCGCGACTTCATCGGCGCGGTCGACGAGATCAAGGACCTGCGCGTCGCACAGGTGCTCGACGTGCTCGACGAGATGCTCGGCCCGCACATCTATCCGGCGCGCGAGGACGGCGGCGATCCGCGGCAGTGCCCGAGCTGCGGCACCGGCAAGCTCAACCTGAAAGCCGGCAAGTTCGGCGCCTTCGTCGGCTGCTCGAACTATCCGGAATGCCGCTACACCCGGCCGCTCGCCTCCGACAGCGCCGGCGACGCCGACCGCGTGCTCGGCACCGATCCCGACAGCGGTCTCGAAGTCGCAGTGAAGTCCGGCCGGTTCGGCCCCTACATTCAGCTCGGCGAGGCCAAGGACTACGCCGAGGGCGAGAAGCCGAAGCGGGCCGGGATTCCGAAGGGCACCTCGCCGTCCGACGTCGATCTCGAAATGGCGCTGAGGCTACTGGCGTTGCCGCGCGAAGTCGGCAAGCACCCGGAGACCGGGCAGCCGATCAAGGCCGGCATCGGCCGATTCGGCCCCTATGTGCAGCACGAAAAGACCTACGCCAGCCTCGAAGCCGGCGACGACGTGCACACGATTGGTCTCAATCGCGCGGTGACACTGATCGCCGAGAAGGTTGCGAAGGGCCCGAGCAAGGGCCGGTTCGGCTCCGATCCGGGCAAGGCGCTCGGCGATCATCCGAGCCTCGGTGCGGTCGCGGTCAAGAAGGGCCGCTACGGCGCTTACGTCACCGCCGGCGGCGTCAACGCTACGATTCCGAACGACAAGACCGAAGACACCATCACCCTGCCCGAAGCGATCGCGCTGCTGGACGAGCGCGCCGCCAAGGGCGGCGGCAAGGCCAAGAAGGCACCGGCCAAGAAGGCTGCTGCCAAGAAGGCTTCCGCCGACGGTGAGGCCAAGCCGGTGAAGAAGGCCGCCGCCAAGAAGGCCAAGCCGAAGGCCGAAGGTGCCGCCGCCAGCAAGGCGCGCGCACCGGTGGCGGCAAAGACCGCGGCGAAAAAGGCCGCCAAGCCTAAAGACGCGGCCAAGAGCAGCGCCGCCAAGAACGGATAG
- the dprA gene encoding DNA-processing protein DprA has protein sequence MGERSSDQGTTVLTEAQRIDWLRLIRAENVGPRTFRSLINHFGSARAALERLPELARRGGAARAGRIPSEDEARREIEAGRRIGVELVAPGETGYPTRLATIDDAPPLLGVHALPEALAVMARPMIAIVGSRNASGAGLKFAGQLAADLGAAGFVVISGLARGIDQAAHRASLASGTVAVLAGGHDKIYPAEHEDLLLDIIQARGAAISEMPLGHVPRGKDFPRRNRLISGASVGVAVIEAAYRSGSLITARRAADQGREVFAVPGSPLDPRAAGTNDLIKQGATLITSASDIVEAVASILERPIELPGREPEHAPPEGEPDTGDRTRILALLGPSPVGIDDLIRLSGISPAMVRTILLELELAGRLERHGGSLVSLS, from the coding sequence GTGGGCGAGCGCAGCAGTGATCAGGGGACGACCGTCCTCACCGAAGCGCAGCGGATCGATTGGCTGCGGCTGATCCGGGCCGAGAACGTCGGCCCTCGCACCTTCCGGTCGCTGATCAATCATTTCGGCTCGGCGCGTGCAGCGCTGGAGCGACTGCCGGAGCTGGCGCGGCGCGGGGGCGCCGCCCGGGCGGGGCGGATTCCCTCCGAAGACGAGGCTCGGCGCGAGATCGAAGCCGGACGACGGATCGGCGTCGAACTGGTAGCTCCGGGCGAGACCGGCTATCCAACCCGCCTCGCCACGATCGACGACGCGCCCCCGCTGCTCGGCGTCCATGCCCTGCCCGAAGCGCTGGCCGTGATGGCGCGGCCGATGATCGCAATCGTCGGCTCACGCAATGCCTCAGGCGCCGGCTTGAAATTCGCCGGTCAGCTGGCCGCCGACCTCGGGGCCGCCGGTTTCGTGGTGATCTCCGGCCTCGCCCGCGGCATCGACCAGGCGGCGCATCGTGCGAGCCTCGCCAGTGGTACCGTCGCGGTACTGGCGGGCGGCCATGACAAGATCTATCCGGCCGAGCACGAGGATCTGCTGCTGGACATCATCCAAGCGCGCGGCGCGGCGATCTCGGAAATGCCGCTCGGCCACGTCCCCCGCGGCAAGGACTTTCCCCGCCGCAACCGGCTGATTTCTGGAGCCTCGGTCGGGGTCGCCGTGATCGAAGCCGCCTATCGCTCCGGCTCATTGATCACCGCCCGCCGCGCCGCCGATCAGGGCCGCGAGGTGTTCGCCGTGCCCGGCTCGCCGCTCGATCCGCGCGCCGCCGGGACCAACGACCTGATCAAGCAGGGCGCGACCCTGATCACCTCGGCGTCGGACATCGTGGAGGCGGTCGCCTCCATCCTGGAGCGGCCGATCGAGCTGCCCGGCCGGGAGCCCGAGCACGCACCACCCGAAGGCGAGCCCGATACTGGCGATCGCACCCGGATCCTGGCTCTGCTGGGGCCGAGTCCCGTCGGGATCGACGACCTGATCCGCCTCTCCGGCATCTCGCCCGCCATGGTGCGCACCATTCTGCTGGAGCTCGAACTCGCCGGCCGCCTCGAGCGCCATGGCGGCTCGCTGGTGTCGCTGAGCTGA
- the plsY gene encoding glycerol-3-phosphate 1-O-acyltransferase PlsY gives MMIGIYIAALVIGYLFGSIPFGLILTKIAGTQDLRSIGSGNIGATNVLRTGRKGLAAATLLLDALKGTAAVIVAAYLASGTDAIAANAAMLAALGAFLGHLFPVWLKFKGGKGVAVYIGVLIGLFWPAAVVFCIMWLATAFTSRYSSLSALVASFVTPIFLWWFGHDSLASLFAVLTLLLFWMHRENIKRLQAGTESKIGQKK, from the coding sequence ATGATGATCGGGATCTACATCGCCGCGCTGGTGATTGGTTATCTGTTCGGCTCGATCCCGTTCGGCCTGATCCTCACCAAGATCGCCGGCACCCAGGATCTGCGCTCGATCGGCTCGGGCAATATCGGCGCCACCAACGTGCTGCGGACCGGCCGCAAAGGCCTCGCCGCCGCCACCCTGCTGCTCGATGCGCTGAAGGGCACCGCCGCGGTGATCGTCGCCGCCTATCTCGCCTCCGGGACGGATGCGATCGCCGCCAACGCCGCGATGCTGGCGGCACTCGGCGCCTTCCTCGGCCATCTGTTTCCGGTATGGCTGAAGTTCAAAGGCGGCAAGGGCGTCGCCGTTTATATCGGCGTGCTGATCGGACTGTTCTGGCCTGCTGCGGTGGTGTTCTGCATCATGTGGCTGGCGACGGCCTTCACCTCCCGCTACTCGTCATTGTCGGCGCTGGTGGCGAGCTTCGTCACCCCGATCTTCCTGTGGTGGTTCGGCCACGACTCCCTCGCCTCGCTATTTGCCGTGCTGACGCTGCTGCTGTTCTGGATGCACCGCGAGAACATCAAGCGACTGCAGGCCGGGACGGAAAGCAAGATCGGGCAGAAGAAGTAA
- a CDS encoding MBOAT family O-acyltransferase, with the protein MLFYEPLFLTVFPAVYALYLAVTNKIARKWVLLVASLLFYSWGEPLFVPVLLVSALIDYALTARLHHSSSERERRLLLTIGVAGNLAVLVFYKYTDFLIANFDAVLQPAFGWRIQLLGIALPIGVSFVVFEKITYLVDTYRGVSPPARRFADYCLFVLYFPKLLAGPILKYHEMAAQIAAPPSPRWRDARDGLVRFCMGLAKKQLIAEPMGGCADQIFGADPTTLSAPIAWLGLLAFTLQIFFDFAGYSDMAIGLSRMFGLSLRENFKAPYIAQSITEFWRRWHISLTTWIRDYLYVPLGGNRHGALRTYVNLWICFLLSGLWHGASWNFVLWGAWNGLFLTLDRIFLSRAMQRIGPVLATLTTFLLVMIGWSIFRSPSLSHLGPFFAALAGAYHQTAPITLAPEVPWAAAAGLIVSFTPGLPGYRHLQVAYYSLWSVRWLAQAAIIVLAVVGIARALAVPFKPFIYFRF; encoded by the coding sequence ATGCTGTTCTACGAACCGCTTTTTCTGACAGTCTTTCCGGCGGTCTATGCGCTGTATCTGGCGGTCACCAACAAGATCGCGCGCAAATGGGTGCTGCTGGTCGCAAGCCTGCTGTTCTATAGCTGGGGCGAGCCGCTGTTCGTCCCGGTGCTGCTGGTGTCGGCGCTGATCGACTACGCATTGACCGCGCGGCTGCATCACTCCAGCTCGGAGCGCGAACGCCGGCTGCTGCTGACAATCGGCGTCGCCGGCAATCTCGCCGTCCTGGTGTTCTACAAATACACCGACTTTCTGATCGCCAATTTCGACGCTGTGCTGCAACCGGCTTTTGGCTGGCGCATTCAGCTGCTCGGTATCGCGCTGCCGATCGGCGTGTCTTTCGTGGTGTTCGAAAAGATCACCTATCTGGTCGACACCTATCGCGGCGTGTCACCGCCGGCGCGACGTTTCGCCGACTACTGCCTGTTCGTCCTGTACTTCCCCAAACTGCTCGCCGGGCCGATCCTGAAATATCACGAGATGGCCGCGCAGATCGCCGCGCCGCCATCGCCGCGCTGGCGCGACGCACGCGACGGGCTGGTGCGGTTCTGCATGGGGCTGGCCAAGAAACAGCTGATCGCTGAACCGATGGGCGGCTGCGCCGATCAGATCTTCGGTGCCGATCCGACGACGCTGTCGGCTCCGATCGCATGGCTCGGCCTGCTCGCCTTCACGCTGCAGATCTTCTTCGATTTCGCCGGCTATTCCGACATGGCGATCGGGCTGTCGCGGATGTTCGGCCTGTCGCTGCGCGAGAACTTTAAAGCTCCCTATATCGCCCAATCGATCACTGAATTCTGGCGGCGCTGGCATATCTCGCTGACCACGTGGATCCGCGACTATCTCTACGTGCCGCTCGGCGGTAACCGCCACGGCGCGCTGCGGACCTACGTCAATCTGTGGATCTGCTTTCTGCTGTCCGGGCTTTGGCACGGCGCGAGCTGGAACTTCGTCCTCTGGGGTGCCTGGAACGGGCTGTTTCTGACTCTCGACCGCATCTTCCTGAGCCGTGCGATGCAGCGGATCGGCCCGGTGCTGGCGACACTGACAACCTTCCTGCTCGTGATGATCGGCTGGTCGATCTTCCGGTCCCCCTCGCTGTCACATCTCGGCCCGTTCTTCGCCGCGCTCGCCGGCGCCTATCATCAGACGGCGCCGATCACCCTGGCGCCGGAGGTGCCGTGGGCGGCGGCAGCCGGGCTGATCGTATCATTCACACCGGGCCTGCCCGGCTATCGCCATCTGCAGGTCGCGTATTATTCGCTGTGGTCCGTGCGCTGGCTGGCGCAGGCCGCGATCATCGTGCTGGCGGTGGTGGGGATCGCACGGGCGCTCGCCGTGCCGTTCAAGCCATTCATCTATTTCCGGTTCTAA